In one window of Mytilus trossulus isolate FHL-02 chromosome 7, PNRI_Mtr1.1.1.hap1, whole genome shotgun sequence DNA:
- the LOC134725797 gene encoding uncharacterized protein LOC134725797 isoform X1: MVNREELIAIVGGSLAGLVVLMVTIAICIYCCCGRKKEPKKNNNRRFQPLQSGNDSSKHSTLNGVDPRVDPRNAENRLPKVGSNGLWMGGTPSMYAGPPQANYHYGDRDRDRERDRHGKRSSSLQRTTSEERLHQNIRYITYRSKSYGTDLEMLGRGHPVYTSGNMHLYHSNPYNYYEPYALPRSNSYLNMYGGYPPYPSQSSRDSRAMLVEYPEGHEYIYDPYRDTSDDQRRGKKVKRTHSDLTGTKRKKKEKRRGSPMENRRDRSIERLDRPSDRPPVPDRATSADVHRQQKQPYILQTKEQRQPKEISEQTATIDIHDTELSECATDSAKIRAMQGRTSDPEPISKKWPVNDDLKLDLPSDINDDGTDDITVKRYQYDGNYPHKTESHHNKPTENKTNGYTNSAFLENERRDGGHVHKRLEKRESNTDGKQVSAAFDFLDNYVSDEDETVFADSRRQSPLPFDT, from the exons ATGGTAAACCGTGAGGAATTGATAGCGATAGTTGGAGGTTCACTCGCAGGACTTGTTGTCTTAATGGTTACCATTGCTATCTGTATATATTGCTGTTGTGG aCGGAAAAAAGaaccaaagaaaaataataatagacgTTTTCAACCTCTTCAATCGGGAAACGATTCTAGTAAGCATAGCACTTTAAATGGCGTAGATCCACGGGTGGATCCGAGAAATGCTGAAAACAGACTTCCAAAAGTAGGAAGTAACGGATTATGGATGGGAGGAACTCCAAGTATGTATGCTGGGCCACCTCAAGCCAATTATCACTATGGGGATAGAGATAGAGACAGAGAGAGGGATCGACACGGGAAAAGAAGTTCTTCTCTGCAGCGAACAACATCGGAGGAACGACTTCATCAAA ACATAAGATATATTACATATCGATCCAAAAGCTATGGTACAGACTTGGAAATGCTCG gtAGAGGTCATCCAGTTTATACAAGTGGAAATATGCATCTATACCATAGCAACCCTTATAATTATTATGAGCCCTATGCCTTGCCACGAAGTAACAGTTACCTCAATATGTATGGAGGTTATCCTCCATATCCATCACAGAGCAGTAGAG ATTCACGTGCAATGCTTGTGGAATATCCAGAGGGTCATGAGTATATTTACGATCCTTACAGAGACACCTCAGATGACCAACGTCGTGGAAAGAAAGTTAAAAGAACACATAGTGATTTGACAGGAACGAAACGAAAGAAGAAAGAGAAAAGACGAGGATCACCGATGGAAAATAGAAGAGATAGAAGTATAGAAAGGTTAGATAGACCTTCCGATAGACCGCCAGTCCCCGACAGGGCAACATCTGCTGATGTTCATAGGCAACAAAAACAACCATATATTCTTCAGACAAAAGAACAGAGACAACCGAAAGAAATTTCCGAACAAACAGCAACAATAGATATTCATGACACAGAGCTGTCGGAATGTGCAACAGATAGTGCCAAAATTAGAGCTATGCAAGGGAGGACTTCAGATCCAGAACCAATTTCTAAAAAGTGGCCCGTTAATGACGATTTGAAGTTGGACCTCCCTAGTGATATAAATGACGATGGTACTGACGATATCACAGTAAAACGTTATCAATATGATGGAAATTATCCACATAAAACAGAGAGTCATCATAACAAACCgactgaaaataaaactaacgGATATACGAATTCAGCTTTCTtagaaaatgaaagaagagatgGCGGACATGTGCATAAACGTTTAGAGAAGCGTGAAAGTAACACAGATG GAAAGCAGGTGTCTGCAGCTTTTGACTTCCTGGACAATTACGTATCTGATGAGGATGAAACAGTGTTTGCCGACAGCAGACGACAGTCACCACTACCATTCGATACATGA
- the LOC134725797 gene encoding uncharacterized protein LOC134725797 isoform X2 encodes MVNREELIAIVGGSLAGLVVLMVTIAICIYCCCGRKKEPKKNNNRRFQPLQSGNDSSKHSTLNGVDPRVDPRNAENRLPKVGSNGLWMGGTPSMYAGPPQANYHYGDRDRDRERDRHGKRSSSLQRTTSEERLHQSRGHPVYTSGNMHLYHSNPYNYYEPYALPRSNSYLNMYGGYPPYPSQSSRDSRAMLVEYPEGHEYIYDPYRDTSDDQRRGKKVKRTHSDLTGTKRKKKEKRRGSPMENRRDRSIERLDRPSDRPPVPDRATSADVHRQQKQPYILQTKEQRQPKEISEQTATIDIHDTELSECATDSAKIRAMQGRTSDPEPISKKWPVNDDLKLDLPSDINDDGTDDITVKRYQYDGNYPHKTESHHNKPTENKTNGYTNSAFLENERRDGGHVHKRLEKRESNTDGKQVSAAFDFLDNYVSDEDETVFADSRRQSPLPFDT; translated from the exons ATGGTAAACCGTGAGGAATTGATAGCGATAGTTGGAGGTTCACTCGCAGGACTTGTTGTCTTAATGGTTACCATTGCTATCTGTATATATTGCTGTTGTGG aCGGAAAAAAGaaccaaagaaaaataataatagacgTTTTCAACCTCTTCAATCGGGAAACGATTCTAGTAAGCATAGCACTTTAAATGGCGTAGATCCACGGGTGGATCCGAGAAATGCTGAAAACAGACTTCCAAAAGTAGGAAGTAACGGATTATGGATGGGAGGAACTCCAAGTATGTATGCTGGGCCACCTCAAGCCAATTATCACTATGGGGATAGAGATAGAGACAGAGAGAGGGATCGACACGGGAAAAGAAGTTCTTCTCTGCAGCGAACAACATCGGAGGAACGACTTCATCAAA gtAGAGGTCATCCAGTTTATACAAGTGGAAATATGCATCTATACCATAGCAACCCTTATAATTATTATGAGCCCTATGCCTTGCCACGAAGTAACAGTTACCTCAATATGTATGGAGGTTATCCTCCATATCCATCACAGAGCAGTAGAG ATTCACGTGCAATGCTTGTGGAATATCCAGAGGGTCATGAGTATATTTACGATCCTTACAGAGACACCTCAGATGACCAACGTCGTGGAAAGAAAGTTAAAAGAACACATAGTGATTTGACAGGAACGAAACGAAAGAAGAAAGAGAAAAGACGAGGATCACCGATGGAAAATAGAAGAGATAGAAGTATAGAAAGGTTAGATAGACCTTCCGATAGACCGCCAGTCCCCGACAGGGCAACATCTGCTGATGTTCATAGGCAACAAAAACAACCATATATTCTTCAGACAAAAGAACAGAGACAACCGAAAGAAATTTCCGAACAAACAGCAACAATAGATATTCATGACACAGAGCTGTCGGAATGTGCAACAGATAGTGCCAAAATTAGAGCTATGCAAGGGAGGACTTCAGATCCAGAACCAATTTCTAAAAAGTGGCCCGTTAATGACGATTTGAAGTTGGACCTCCCTAGTGATATAAATGACGATGGTACTGACGATATCACAGTAAAACGTTATCAATATGATGGAAATTATCCACATAAAACAGAGAGTCATCATAACAAACCgactgaaaataaaactaacgGATATACGAATTCAGCTTTCTtagaaaatgaaagaagagatgGCGGACATGTGCATAAACGTTTAGAGAAGCGTGAAAGTAACACAGATG GAAAGCAGGTGTCTGCAGCTTTTGACTTCCTGGACAATTACGTATCTGATGAGGATGAAACAGTGTTTGCCGACAGCAGACGACAGTCACCACTACCATTCGATACATGA